In Escherichia ruysiae, a genomic segment contains:
- a CDS encoding Eco47II family restriction endonuclease — MSLLEYISDEDLFNEVETLLTKAKKKKDAAEKTFTSNVIDPFGALFEAPGFSSHEEWRNSELARQQQKTIQNHVGTFHQKILGHVEGWRDMGIGGIVDLLNEERRIIAEVKNKYSTVTGGDLADKYKGLDELVSPKHSRFKDYCAYFVNIIPRKPIRYNSPFTPSNKGSGTLCPSNPNIRIIDGASFYELVTGRPDALQELHSALPHAIEYILSERLGQQGFSIPDKDSFIKYFGLAYG, encoded by the coding sequence ATGTCATTACTTGAATATATCAGTGATGAAGATCTTTTTAACGAAGTTGAAACCTTATTAACGAAAGCTAAAAAGAAAAAAGACGCCGCTGAGAAGACTTTTACCAGCAATGTGATTGACCCTTTTGGTGCACTTTTTGAAGCTCCGGGGTTCTCATCCCATGAAGAGTGGCGAAACTCCGAACTTGCACGACAACAGCAGAAAACCATTCAAAATCATGTTGGTACGTTTCACCAAAAAATTCTCGGCCATGTTGAAGGATGGAGGGATATGGGGATTGGTGGCATCGTTGATCTTCTCAACGAAGAAAGAAGAATCATCGCTGAGGTGAAAAATAAATACTCAACGGTTACTGGCGGGGATTTAGCAGATAAATATAAAGGCTTAGATGAGTTGGTATCACCGAAACATAGCCGATTTAAGGATTACTGTGCGTACTTTGTTAATATAATCCCTCGTAAACCTATCAGATATAACAGCCCCTTTACCCCTTCCAATAAAGGTAGTGGTACTCTGTGTCCTTCGAACCCTAACATTCGAATCATTGATGGTGCGAGTTTCTATGAGCTTGTCACTGGCAGACCAGATGCTCTGCAAGAACTCCATAGTGCTCTCCCTCACGCAATTGAGTATATTTTGAGCGAACGTCTTGGGCAGCAAGGTTTTTCCATCCCTGATAAAGATAGTTTTATTAAGT